The Shewanella sp. MTB7 genome includes a window with the following:
- the fliB gene encoding flagellin lysine-N-methylase, whose product MANGIVIPKYVSDFSCIGPDCEDSCCIGWNIYIDKQSYKKTIAHRDLKTLAKTAMKKIKKSDDQWAIIRADSEGACPFLDGNRLCKIHSLAGEDTLSETCKTYPRTSLIKEGDKYQSLYLSCPEAARLILFSPDAFMFERKESGLKDLLNTSPLWASKTYDNSIDLLLNEHLNWQQALLAIGLLINTADKVWANEVEADQLDTRLAQLTLLADKGVLQQQYQSLAYVGEHQVQAFATIHGMFIDEHPRRDGVRFKTINDAISTLLNDDRTVDIDKINHAWNTIASPALEEHGDLFKRYILYYIYHEYFPLTLGEAPQSAFRLLVLDCFMLRCYLAVIAHKNNGLTESDIHLCFQVYHVVRQHKSTFIKGATAMMERFNFSSVAGIISLLKTGG is encoded by the coding sequence ATGGCTAACGGAATTGTTATCCCTAAATATGTCAGTGACTTCAGCTGTATAGGCCCAGATTGCGAAGATAGCTGCTGTATCGGTTGGAATATCTATATCGATAAGCAAAGCTATAAAAAGACAATCGCCCATAGAGACTTAAAAACCTTGGCTAAAACAGCCATGAAAAAGATTAAGAAAAGTGACGATCAATGGGCGATAATTCGTGCCGATTCAGAGGGTGCATGTCCTTTCCTCGATGGTAACCGACTGTGTAAAATCCACTCCTTAGCCGGTGAAGACACTCTCAGTGAAACCTGTAAAACCTACCCTAGAACCAGTTTAATTAAAGAGGGAGACAAGTATCAATCTCTCTATTTATCTTGTCCAGAGGCGGCGAGGCTCATCCTGTTTAGCCCTGATGCCTTTATGTTTGAACGTAAAGAGAGTGGTTTAAAGGACTTGCTTAATACCAGCCCTCTTTGGGCCAGTAAAACCTACGATAACAGCATCGATCTGTTGTTAAATGAACACCTTAACTGGCAACAAGCTCTGCTTGCGATCGGCTTGTTAATTAATACTGCCGATAAAGTGTGGGCCAATGAGGTCGAAGCGGATCAGTTAGATACCCGTTTAGCGCAACTAACCCTCTTAGCTGACAAGGGGGTATTGCAGCAGCAATACCAAAGCTTGGCTTACGTTGGTGAACATCAAGTTCAAGCATTTGCCACCATTCATGGCATGTTTATCGACGAGCACCCAAGGCGTGATGGGGTCAGGTTTAAGACCATTAACGATGCTATCAGTACCTTGCTCAATGACGACAGAACCGTTGATATTGATAAGATAAACCATGCATGGAACACCATAGCCTCTCCCGCACTAGAGGAGCATGGTGATCTCTTTAAACGCTATATCCTCTACTATATTTATCATGAATATTTTCCGCTTACCTTAGGTGAAGCACCCCAATCAGCGTTTAGATTACTGGTACTGGATTGCTTTATGCTGCGCTGCTATTTAGCGGTGATAGCCCATAAAAACAATGGCCTCACAGAGAGTGATATTCACCTCTGCTTTCAAGTTTATCATGTGGTGCGTCAGCATAAATCGACCTTTATTAAAGGTGCCACAGCCATGATGGAACGGTTTAATTTCTCTAGCGTAGCAGGGATTATAAGCCTGTTAAAAACAGGCGGTTAG
- the norR gene encoding nitric oxide reductase transcriptional regulator NorR → MALSQTELTRIALDITSGLPNRDRFSRLLDIIRQNLNCDAAALLVFQGHQFTPLAIDGLNEDVLGRRFLIEAHPRLEAIARAGDIVRFPSDSELPDPYDGLIPNQGDELKVHACIGLPLFANQRLIGAVTIDGFDPSQFDRFTNSELRSLSAIAAVSLNNALMIDKLEKLALESQNSDSVMDVSMADDVEMIGQSPNMLALNHEINVVASTDLNVLILGETGTGKELVAKAVHLGSDRKKSPLIYLNCAALPESIAESELFGHVKGAFTGAISHRSGKFELADKGTLFLDEIGELPLTLQAKLLRVLQYGDLQKIGDDRSRKVDVRIIAATNKDLKQEILAGHFRADLYHRLSVFPLMVPPLRDRDEDISLLSGYFVERCRQKLGIKSLSLTPSSLHLLKHYQWPGNIRELEHALHRAAVLAKAQASNGLPRIHPQHFDIQGSQATPQLLYQTQSTNSSFALPTSQTTSLKIATDEFQAQFIQHALDMHKGQWAATARALKLDPGNLHRLAKRLAIKK, encoded by the coding sequence ATGGCACTAAGCCAAACAGAATTAACTCGCATAGCCTTGGATATCACCTCTGGTTTACCTAATCGAGATCGCTTCTCTCGCTTACTCGATATTATCAGACAGAACCTAAACTGTGATGCAGCGGCCCTACTCGTCTTTCAAGGACACCAATTTACTCCTCTGGCCATCGATGGGCTCAATGAAGATGTGCTAGGCAGACGCTTCTTAATCGAAGCACACCCAAGATTAGAAGCCATAGCCAGAGCCGGAGATATTGTCCGATTCCCCTCAGACAGTGAGTTACCCGATCCCTATGATGGTTTGATCCCCAATCAAGGGGATGAGCTAAAAGTTCACGCCTGTATCGGCCTGCCACTGTTTGCTAATCAGCGACTGATTGGCGCCGTTACCATAGATGGATTCGATCCCAGTCAATTTGATCGATTTACCAATAGCGAATTGCGCAGCTTAAGCGCCATCGCAGCCGTCTCGCTTAATAACGCCCTAATGATAGACAAGCTAGAAAAGCTGGCTCTAGAATCTCAGAACTCGGACTCAGTGATGGATGTGAGTATGGCCGATGATGTGGAGATGATAGGTCAATCGCCCAATATGTTGGCACTCAATCACGAGATAAATGTTGTCGCCTCTACGGATCTTAATGTACTTATATTAGGCGAAACTGGAACGGGAAAAGAGCTGGTGGCTAAGGCGGTGCACTTAGGTTCTGATCGAAAAAAGTCCCCACTCATCTACCTTAACTGCGCCGCTTTGCCTGAGTCTATCGCAGAAAGCGAGCTCTTCGGTCATGTCAAAGGCGCATTTACTGGGGCTATTAGTCACCGAAGTGGCAAATTTGAATTGGCAGATAAAGGCACTCTGTTTCTCGATGAAATTGGTGAGCTACCTCTGACCTTACAGGCTAAACTGCTACGGGTACTCCAGTATGGCGATCTGCAAAAAATTGGAGATGATCGCAGCCGTAAAGTCGATGTTAGGATCATAGCCGCAACCAATAAAGATCTTAAACAAGAAATTTTAGCCGGACACTTTCGTGCCGATCTTTATCACAGACTCAGTGTTTTCCCCTTAATGGTACCGCCGCTACGTGACCGTGATGAAGATATCTCCCTATTGAGCGGTTATTTTGTCGAACGCTGTCGACAAAAGTTAGGCATAAAAAGTTTAAGTTTGACCCCTTCAAGTCTACATCTACTCAAGCATTATCAGTGGCCGGGAAATATACGCGAACTGGAACATGCACTTCACCGTGCAGCCGTATTAGCCAAGGCGCAAGCCAGTAATGGTCTTCCTCGAATACACCCCCAACATTTTGATATTCAGGGATCACAAGCCACACCGCAACTCTTGTACCAAACTCAGAGCACGAATAGCAGCTTTGCATTACCCACTAGCCAAACCACCAGCCTTAAAATCGCCACCGATGAATTTCAGGCGCAATTTATTCAACATGCTTTAGATATGCATAAGGGACAATGGGCCGCGACGGCGCGAGCTCTAAAGCTGGATCCAGGCAATCTACATCGACTAGCGAAAAGATTAGCGATAAAAAAATAG
- a CDS encoding DUF5677 domain-containing protein — translation MDKWLRISRLQFEAFSEVEHYDLQQKYVLWLATRVTELCSDAYELCTRGRVASVPIIMRSALESYIDLMCTKLSSSHVEEMNKSFEIYKAKMAGETVKNDSLKIWQKFKLAGEEDLYSGFYADLCRSAHGNLETLIRDHTVGNAISLGHRPDLPIVSLYRNQIIGIATTALVEALELVKFEGTQLRQLKVIQEQSGAGEFA, via the coding sequence ATGGACAAATGGTTAAGGATTAGTCGCCTGCAATTTGAAGCATTTTCTGAGGTTGAGCATTATGACTTGCAGCAGAAATATGTGTTGTGGCTAGCAACTCGTGTGACAGAGCTATGTTCAGATGCTTATGAGCTTTGTACAAGGGGTAGAGTTGCTTCAGTACCAATAATAATGCGAAGTGCTTTAGAGTCATATATAGACTTAATGTGTACAAAGCTTAGCTCTTCTCACGTTGAAGAAATGAACAAATCATTTGAAATTTACAAAGCGAAAATGGCAGGTGAAACAGTTAAGAATGATAGCCTGAAAATCTGGCAAAAATTCAAATTGGCGGGTGAGGAGGATTTATATTCGGGATTTTATGCTGACCTCTGCCGCAGTGCACATGGAAATCTTGAAACTTTAATAAGAGACCATACAGTAGGAAATGCGATCTCATTGGGGCATAGACCAGACTTACCCATAGTATCTTTGTATAGAAACCAAATAATAGGAATCGCAACAACTGCTTTAGTTGAAGCACTTGAACTCGTAAAATTCGAGGGTACTCAACTTAGGCAGTTAAAAGTCATTCAAGAGCAATCAGGTGCAGGTGAATTTGCATAA
- a CDS encoding M16 family metallopeptidase → MNKYLQFGLISLLSSPANGQTLQQMAAPLYSMEQNITYRQLDNGLQLRLLPIPSSTSVSIATQFSIGSKDEMIGETGYAHLFEHMLFKGSKNAPGDSYAQTMSALSGQFNASTFFDFTNYYLTLPSEALELALWLEADRFIRPELTEDTVKNQQATVLEEMATTIDNQPYVRDAMEFLLAQAKSTPYGHSVIGSKEDVSNATVEQLNQFHQRHYRPDITQLSIVGSYSDKTSTWVDSEFGQWQNPPIPMSSTPSLVKVTQIEPKNSHVHGEIIDTRGPWPAVLLAWHTVGQQHTEAAAIELLEAYLFQNRASLIKQSGLTNPEQLLTYSIPLSMNLMGVSNLVMVPRAKTSLNQLVINVQKMIADISENGINEASLHHLKANWLNQALQRLDQPSRLAIILSATLDKDRLTPLTAPWERIHAVSTTQIQAVASTYFNQGYVRLDLLPPWYIRWTKAMLEFLPEGVSDTLEESVL, encoded by the coding sequence CTGAATAAATATCTCCAGTTTGGCCTGATATCCCTGCTTTCCAGTCCGGCGAATGGACAAACACTGCAGCAGATGGCGGCCCCTCTCTATTCGATGGAACAAAATATCACCTATCGACAGCTCGACAATGGTTTGCAACTCAGACTTTTACCGATTCCATCAAGTACCAGTGTTTCCATTGCCACCCAATTTAGTATCGGCTCAAAAGATGAAATGATAGGAGAGACTGGCTACGCTCACCTGTTCGAACATATGCTATTTAAAGGCAGTAAAAATGCACCCGGCGACAGTTACGCCCAAACCATGAGTGCCTTAAGTGGTCAGTTTAATGCTTCCACCTTCTTCGACTTCACCAACTATTACCTTACCCTTCCATCTGAAGCACTCGAGCTTGCTCTTTGGCTTGAGGCGGATCGTTTTATTCGGCCTGAACTCACAGAAGATACCGTCAAGAACCAACAAGCGACGGTATTGGAGGAGATGGCAACCACTATCGATAATCAACCTTACGTACGTGATGCTATGGAGTTCCTGCTTGCACAAGCAAAAAGCACACCTTATGGCCACTCCGTTATCGGCAGTAAAGAGGATGTCAGTAACGCCACTGTTGAGCAGCTAAATCAGTTTCATCAACGCCATTATCGACCCGATATCACCCAATTGAGCATAGTGGGTAGTTACTCCGACAAAACCAGTACTTGGGTCGATTCTGAGTTTGGCCAATGGCAGAACCCACCAATACCCATGTCGAGTACTCCCTCTTTAGTCAAGGTTACCCAGATAGAACCAAAAAACAGCCATGTTCATGGTGAGATCATCGATACCAGAGGCCCTTGGCCTGCCGTTCTACTCGCGTGGCATACCGTAGGCCAGCAACATACAGAGGCTGCGGCAATCGAGCTGCTTGAAGCTTATCTATTTCAAAATCGTGCCAGTTTAATTAAGCAAAGTGGACTGACAAACCCAGAACAACTGCTCACTTACTCCATTCCCCTCTCGATGAATCTTATGGGCGTGAGTAACTTAGTGATGGTTCCTAGAGCTAAAACCTCCCTCAATCAACTCGTGATTAACGTACAAAAGATGATTGCTGATATAAGCGAAAATGGTATCAATGAAGCGTCACTACACCACTTAAAAGCCAACTGGCTGAATCAAGCACTGCAACGGCTCGACCAACCCTCTAGACTAGCAATAATCCTTTCAGCAACGCTGGATAAGGACAGATTAACGCCATTGACCGCACCTTGGGAGCGCATTCACGCAGTGAGCACAACTCAGATACAAGCCGTAGCAAGCACTTACTTCAATCAGGGGTATGTTCGACTGGATCTGTTACCCCCATGGTACATAAGGTGGACAAAAGCCATGCTTGAGTTCCTACCAGAAGGAGTAAGTGACACTCTGGAGGAGAGCGTGTTATGA
- a CDS encoding potassium/proton antiporter: MNAETINNFFLIGAFLVAISVLLSAVSSRVGIPILLVFLGVGILAGEDGPGGIHFNDYSVAYLVSNLALAIILLDGGMRTRVSSFRVALWPALSLATFGVAITTGLTGLMAAWLFDLNLLQGLLIGAIVGSTDAAAVFSLLKGKRLNERVGATLEIESGSNDPMAVFLTVTLIAILASVGDGLSMSFMAISFLKQFGIGAMMGVGGGWLLWQLINRTQLADGLYPILALSGGLIVFATSNYLGGSGILSVYLVGLLLGNKATRGRHAILNVFDGMTWLSQIGMFLVLGLLLTPSELTDVAMPALALAFGMILIARPISVWVSLLPFKSFSAKERWFISWVGLRGAVPIILAVFPMMAGLPNAQLYFNVAFFVVLVSLLVQGCSLGRASRLAKVDLPPVPSPISRAGVEIYPKSEWELFVYHLSENKWCVGEPLKKLNMPQGTHIAALYRDSEMLHPSGSTILNTGDILCVLGHEKDLDGLGQLFSEPPMTKVLPRFFGDFFLAVDIELSALAPMYGLTLDEKTAAMSVGELLNEYLAGEHVLGDQFEWQSLHWIICELEQGVATKVGIRLPSEVTV; this comes from the coding sequence ATGAATGCAGAAACCATTAACAATTTCTTTCTTATTGGGGCGTTCTTAGTCGCTATCAGTGTGCTGTTAAGTGCGGTTTCATCTCGTGTTGGTATTCCTATTCTATTAGTCTTTCTCGGTGTGGGGATTCTTGCCGGAGAAGATGGCCCCGGTGGCATTCATTTCAATGACTACTCTGTCGCTTATTTAGTCAGTAATTTAGCGCTGGCGATCATCTTACTCGATGGCGGTATGCGCACTCGAGTATCCAGTTTCCGTGTAGCCCTATGGCCAGCACTTTCCCTTGCCACTTTTGGTGTGGCGATAACAACAGGACTCACAGGTTTAATGGCTGCTTGGCTGTTCGACCTCAACTTGCTTCAAGGTCTCTTGATTGGGGCGATCGTTGGTTCGACCGACGCCGCTGCGGTTTTCTCCTTACTCAAAGGTAAGCGATTAAACGAGCGTGTAGGTGCCACACTTGAGATTGAGTCGGGCAGTAATGATCCGATGGCGGTCTTCTTAACAGTGACCCTCATTGCCATACTTGCCAGTGTTGGTGATGGCTTATCAATGAGTTTTATGGCCATTAGCTTTCTCAAGCAATTTGGCATAGGCGCGATGATGGGCGTTGGGGGAGGCTGGTTATTATGGCAGTTGATAAATCGCACTCAATTAGCCGATGGCTTGTATCCAATTCTGGCACTCAGTGGTGGCTTAATTGTGTTTGCTACCTCAAACTACCTAGGAGGCAGTGGCATACTGTCTGTTTATCTGGTCGGCCTACTGCTGGGGAACAAGGCCACACGTGGGCGTCATGCCATATTAAATGTGTTCGATGGCATGACTTGGTTAAGTCAGATAGGCATGTTCCTGGTTCTGGGCCTGCTTTTAACTCCTTCTGAGTTAACCGATGTAGCGATGCCTGCGTTGGCGCTGGCCTTTGGTATGATTTTAATCGCCAGACCAATTTCTGTCTGGGTAAGTCTGCTTCCTTTCAAGAGTTTTAGCGCCAAAGAACGCTGGTTTATCTCATGGGTAGGCTTACGGGGAGCTGTGCCGATCATTTTGGCAGTATTCCCCATGATGGCGGGTTTACCAAATGCTCAGCTCTATTTCAATGTCGCTTTCTTCGTTGTACTGGTTTCATTATTAGTGCAAGGCTGTTCTTTGGGAAGGGCATCACGGCTAGCAAAAGTGGATCTGCCTCCGGTGCCTAGTCCTATCTCGAGAGCGGGTGTCGAGATCTATCCTAAGAGTGAGTGGGAGCTGTTTGTTTACCATCTTAGTGAAAACAAGTGGTGTGTTGGTGAGCCGTTAAAAAAACTGAATATGCCACAGGGGACCCATATTGCAGCTCTGTATCGTGACAGTGAGATGTTACACCCCTCGGGCAGCACTATCCTGAACACTGGCGATATACTTTGCGTGTTAGGTCATGAAAAGGATCTCGATGGATTAGGACAGTTATTTAGTGAACCGCCTATGACAAAGGTGTTACCGCGTTTCTTTGGTGATTTCTTTTTGGCTGTCGATATTGAACTGTCTGCCCTTGCGCCTATGTACGGCTTAACGTTGGATGAGAAAACTGCCGCTATGTCGGTAGGGGAGTTACTCAATGAGTACTTGGCGGGTGAACATGTGCTAGGTGATCAGTTTGAATGGCAATCTTTGCACTGGATCATCTGTGAGCTAGAACAGGGTGTGGCGACTAAGGTGGGGATACGTTTACCTTCTGAGGTGACAGTATAA